From Oncorhynchus tshawytscha isolate Ot180627B unplaced genomic scaffold, Otsh_v2.0 Un_contig_9661_pilon_pilon, whole genome shotgun sequence, the proteins below share one genomic window:
- the LOC121843338 gene encoding voltage-gated potassium channel subunit beta-1-like → MTYVINQGMSMYWGTSRWTAMEIMEAYSVARQFNLIPPVCEQSEYHLFQREKVEVQLPELYHKIGVGAMTWSPLACGIITGKYQNGIPETSRASMKSSLNILGTWTDVEYRLERPA, encoded by the exons ATGACGTATGTGATCAACCAGGGGATGTCCATGTACTGGGGGACATCTCGATGGACAGCCATGGAGATCATG gaGGCGTACTCTGTGGCCAGACAGTTTAACCTGATCCCTCCGGTGTGTGAGCAGTCTGAGTACCATCTCTTCCAGAGGGAGAAGGTGGAGGTCCAGCTTCCAGAACTCTACCACAAGATAG GTGTCGGGGCAATGACGTGGTCTCCGCTGGCCTGTGGCATCATCACAGGGAAGTACCAGAACGGCATCCCAGAAACCTCCAGGGCATCCATGAAG TCATCTCTCAACATCCTGGGTACCTGGACGGATGTTGAATACCGCCTTGAGAGACCTGCCTGA